The Pseudomonadota bacterium genome includes a region encoding these proteins:
- a CDS encoding KpsF/GutQ family sugar-phosphate isomerase, giving the protein MIIDEAIEVLKIEAQGILNLIDRIDHNFAEMVELIYKSKGRVIVSGIGKSGIIGRKIVATLNSTGTRSFFLHPVEAMHGDLGLVCKDDIFLALSNSGETDELNVLIPTIRKMKCTVIAFTGKTNSTLAKYSDIVIDIGVEKEACPLGLAPTASTTALLAMGDALAVTLIKKKKFKSSDFKKVHPGGVLGQQLSSMVKDIMLTGESLPVVFKGAGITEAIQKADSGGLGATLVLEKDGTLAGIITDGDIRRMIAKNQNPKKLKAEDIMTQNPRTANPDSPAYDALYLMEKFLITVLPITDSDNKILGVLHLHDILGKGSFRFNGN; this is encoded by the coding sequence ATGATAATAGATGAAGCCATTGAAGTCTTAAAAATTGAGGCACAAGGAATTTTAAATTTAATTGACCGTATAGATCACAATTTTGCCGAAATGGTGGAACTGATCTATAAATCAAAAGGTCGGGTAATAGTCAGCGGCATAGGAAAGTCGGGAATCATCGGGAGAAAAATAGTTGCAACCTTAAATAGTACTGGAACACGATCTTTTTTCCTGCATCCTGTTGAAGCCATGCACGGAGACCTTGGCCTTGTATGCAAAGATGATATTTTTCTTGCGCTTTCAAACAGCGGTGAAACAGACGAGTTGAATGTACTGATTCCAACTATCCGGAAAATGAAATGTACAGTAATAGCATTTACCGGAAAAACAAATTCCACACTGGCAAAATACAGCGATATTGTTATTGACATCGGAGTCGAGAAAGAAGCATGCCCTTTGGGACTGGCTCCCACTGCCAGTACTACTGCCCTGCTTGCTATGGGCGATGCCCTTGCTGTTACTCTTATTAAAAAGAAGAAATTCAAATCAAGCGATTTTAAAAAGGTTCATCCCGGTGGGGTGCTGGGCCAGCAACTTTCCAGCATGGTTAAAGATATAATGCTTACAGGGGAATCATTACCAGTAGTATTTAAAGGGGCCGGCATTACAGAGGCCATACAGAAAGCCGATTCAGGCGGCCTGGGCGCAACCCTTGTTCTGGAAAAAGATGGCACGCTTGCCGGCATAATAACCGATGGAGATATAAGGCGCATGATAGCCAAAAATCAAAATCCCAAAAAACTTAAAGCCGAAGACATTATGACCCAAAATCCCAGAACGGCAAATCCCGATTCTCCGGCTTATGACGCATTATATCTTATGGAAAAATTTCTTATTACAGTGCTTCCCATAACGGATTCTGACAACAAAATTCTTGGGGTGCTGCATCTTCATGATATACTAGGCAAAGGCAGTTTCAGATTTAACGGGAATTAA
- a CDS encoding helix-hairpin-helix domain-containing protein produces MRNLKRFIGLCVVVAFVLASGVTAFAKDEAKININTATVKELVKLKKVGTKVAQKIVDYREKNGPFAKPEDLMKVSGIGQKIYDSNKDIISVEMHK; encoded by the coding sequence ATGAGAAACTTAAAGCGGTTTATTGGTCTGTGTGTTGTAGTTGCGTTTGTTTTAGCTTCAGGGGTTACTGCCTTTGCAAAAGATGAAGCCAAGATCAACATTAATACGGCAACCGTAAAGGAGCTTGTAAAGCTCAAGAAAGTCGGCACTAAAGTTGCCCAAAAAATAGTTGATTACAGAGAAAAAAACGGCCCATTTGCCAAACCGGAAGATCTAATGAAAGTGTCCGGTATAGGGCAGAAAATCTACGATAGTAATAAAGATATTATAAGTGTTGAAATGCATAAATAA
- a CDS encoding winged helix-turn-helix transcriptional regulator, giving the protein MRTPDIHTLKILEEINKEELLSQRDIAKNLNVSLGLVNSFLKRLARKGYFKIVNIPKNRVIYILTSKGAAEKTRLTYQYIEYSYRFYKDARKKLKNLLAALAEQNIKRIAFYGATDFAEIAYLSLQETSIKLIAIFDEDKKGKDFFGLTIESMYRINDFIYDKLLYTDEKPVELFFQEIKINNISKDKIVLTSKG; this is encoded by the coding sequence ATGAGAACTCCGGATATACATACTTTAAAAATTCTTGAAGAAATTAATAAAGAAGAACTTCTAAGCCAAAGAGATATTGCTAAAAATCTCAATGTATCGCTTGGACTTGTAAATTCTTTTCTAAAAAGGCTTGCCCGAAAAGGGTATTTCAAGATTGTCAATATCCCTAAAAACAGAGTTATATATATTTTAACTTCAAAAGGTGCTGCTGAAAAAACCCGTCTGACTTATCAGTATATTGAATATTCCTATCGTTTTTATAAAGATGCCCGAAAAAAACTTAAAAATCTGCTTGCCGCTCTTGCCGAACAAAATATTAAGCGAATAGCTTTCTACGGAGCAACAGACTTTGCAGAAATTGCCTATTTGTCTTTACAGGAGACATCAATCAAGTTGATAGCAATATTTGATGAAGATAAAAAAGGCAAAGATTTCTTTGGTTTGACTATTGAATCAATGTATCGCATAAACGATTTTATATATGATAAGCTTCTTTATACAGATGAAAAACCGGTTGAACTGTTTTTTCAAGAAATAAAAATAAATAATATTTCAAAGGATAAAATAGTATTAACTTCAAAAGGATAG
- a CDS encoding type II toxin-antitoxin system HicA family toxin has protein sequence MSVKRLDLIRFFESLGFYLLIQGGNHSIYSNGNKVIPIKRHRNLDRITANALFKQAGLKPKF, from the coding sequence ATGTCGGTCAAACGGCTTGATTTGATAAGATTTTTTGAAAGCCTTGGTTTTTATCTGCTGATACAAGGTGGTAATCATTCAATTTATTCCAATGGGAATAAAGTTATACCAATTAAGCGACATAGAAATCTTGATCGTATTACTGCTAATGCACTTTTCAAACAAGCAGGATTGAAACCAAAGTTTTAG